From the genome of Nocardia sp. NBC_01503, one region includes:
- the pta gene encoding phosphate acetyltransferase: protein MAASPVSSVYIASPEGDTGKSTVALGVLQALAATTPRVGVFRPITRSATERDYILELLLEHSTADDDYDQSIGVTYEQVHADPDAAISEIVMRYHAMAKQCDAVLILGSDYTDVASPSELRFNARIAVNLGAPVLLVVRGAERTPTELAQLVELCRTELVAEHAKLVAVIANRCDPDQIEADTAALAKAVAVPSWTLPEVPLLQAPTMDELCQAIDGEIYSGDPELLQREALSVIIGGMTTEHILERLTDGVAVITPGDRSDVLLALVNAHEAEGFPSLAGIIMNGDMQPAPSIARLMAGLKPKLPILSTALGTFATAKAAARTRGRVSLSSIRKVDTALALMEERVNARELLQQIEIPIPNIVTPQMFEYQLIERARSDRKRIVLPEGDDDRILRAAGRVLQRKIADLTILGDEAAVRGRAAELGVDIEAAEVLDPKTCPLRDEFAQEYARLRAHKGMTVDRAREYLGDISYFGTMMVHMGVADGMVSGAAHTTAHTIRPSFEIIKTMPGVATVSSVFLMCLADRVLAYGDCAVVPDPTSEQLADIAISSARTAAQFGIDPRVAMLSYSTGVSGSGVDVEKVRTATKLVHEREPELLVEGPIQYDAAIEPTVARTKMPDSAVAGQATVFIFPDLNTGNNTYKAVQRSAGAVAIGPVLQGLRKPVNDLSRGALVADIVNTVAITAIQAQQTA from the coding sequence ATGGCTGCCTCACCGGTTTCCAGTGTGTACATCGCGTCGCCCGAGGGCGACACCGGCAAGTCCACCGTGGCCCTGGGCGTCCTGCAGGCGCTCGCCGCGACGACACCGCGAGTCGGGGTGTTCCGGCCCATTACGCGCTCGGCGACCGAACGCGATTACATCCTGGAGCTGCTCCTCGAGCACTCCACCGCCGACGACGATTACGACCAGTCGATCGGCGTCACCTACGAACAGGTGCACGCCGATCCGGACGCCGCCATCAGCGAGATCGTCATGCGCTATCACGCCATGGCCAAACAGTGCGATGCCGTGCTCATTCTGGGCAGTGATTACACCGATGTCGCCAGCCCCAGCGAGCTGCGTTTCAATGCCCGCATAGCGGTGAATCTCGGTGCGCCCGTTCTGCTGGTGGTGCGCGGCGCCGAGCGCACGCCGACCGAACTGGCGCAGCTGGTGGAGTTGTGCCGCACCGAATTGGTGGCCGAGCACGCCAAACTGGTCGCGGTGATCGCCAACCGCTGCGATCCCGATCAGATCGAGGCCGATACCGCCGCATTGGCGAAGGCCGTCGCCGTGCCGTCCTGGACGCTGCCCGAGGTGCCGCTGCTGCAGGCCCCCACCATGGATGAGCTGTGCCAGGCCATCGACGGCGAAATCTACAGTGGCGACCCGGAATTGCTCCAGCGCGAAGCCCTCAGCGTGATCATCGGCGGAATGACCACCGAGCATATTCTGGAGCGGCTCACCGACGGCGTCGCGGTCATCACCCCCGGTGATCGCTCCGATGTGCTGCTCGCCCTGGTGAATGCCCATGAGGCGGAGGGTTTTCCGTCACTGGCGGGCATCATCATGAACGGCGATATGCAGCCCGCGCCGTCGATCGCCCGACTGATGGCGGGGCTCAAGCCCAAGCTGCCGATTCTCTCGACCGCGCTGGGTACCTTCGCCACCGCCAAGGCCGCGGCGCGCACCCGCGGCCGGGTCTCGCTCTCCAGTATCCGCAAGGTGGATACCGCGCTCGCGCTCATGGAGGAGCGGGTGAACGCGCGAGAGCTGTTGCAGCAGATCGAGATTCCGATTCCGAATATCGTGACCCCGCAGATGTTCGAGTATCAGCTCATCGAGCGCGCCCGTTCGGACCGCAAGCGCATCGTGCTCCCGGAGGGTGATGACGACCGTATTCTGCGGGCCGCCGGAAGGGTATTGCAGCGCAAGATCGCCGATCTCACCATTCTCGGTGACGAGGCGGCCGTGCGCGGTCGCGCCGCCGAACTCGGGGTGGATATCGAGGCCGCCGAGGTGCTCGATCCCAAGACCTGTCCGCTGCGCGACGAGTTCGCGCAGGAGTATGCCCGGCTACGCGCGCACAAGGGTATGACGGTGGACCGCGCCCGCGAATACCTCGGTGACATCTCGTATTTCGGCACCATGATGGTGCATATGGGTGTCGCCGACGGCATGGTGTCGGGCGCCGCGCACACCACCGCGCACACCATCCGGCCCTCGTTCGAGATCATCAAGACCATGCCGGGGGTCGCCACCGTCTCCAGCGTGTTCCTCATGTGCCTGGCGGATCGGGTGCTGGCCTACGGTGACTGCGCGGTGGTCCCGGATCCGACCTCCGAGCAACTGGCCGATATCGCGATCTCGTCCGCGCGCACGGCCGCCCAGTTCGGCATCGATCCGCGGGTGGCCATGCTGTCCTACTCGACCGGTGTATCCGGCTCCGGCGTGGATGTCGAAAAGGTGCGCACCGCAACCAAACTCGTACACGAGCGGGAACCGGAGCTGCTGGTGGAGGGTCCGATCCAGTACGACGCCGCCATCGAGCCGACGGTGGCGCGTACCAAAATGCCGGATTCGGCGGTGGCCGGGCAGGCGACGGTCTTCATCTTCCCGGACCTCAATACCGGTAACAACACCTATAAGGCGGTGCAGCGCAGTGCCGGCGCCGTGGCCATCGGCCCGGTATTGCAGGGCCTGCGTAAGCCCGTGAACGATCTCTCGCGCGGCGCGCTGGTCGCCGATATCGTCAATACCGTTGCCATCACGGCCATTCAGGCGCAGCAGACCGCATGA